The following proteins come from a genomic window of Purpureocillium takamizusanense chromosome 13, complete sequence:
- a CDS encoding uncharacterized protein (COG:S~EggNog:ENOG503NTW3~TransMembrane:12 (i114-134o149-169i181-200o206-228i240-262o274-295i400-424o444-462i504-528o534-555i576-594o600-618i)), with protein MTRTQRAHHDAPGLQPDSDPQARLHVTNGVTLSPRDPDHQHEKRKPLETTTLGADSPIVYFYLDFDSPLPTVPPQHHGMGRDPQFGDGRDDLPSCPDLRPYISPLQWGPARKNLLLGLACTVTFMTAYTAGAYSPPADIMAHDLGTTRIAVLVGITIFCLGFASAPMALAPISEIWGRYPVFVVAGVIFVVFQAVCSVMPHIAGMLIARFLVGVGASVFSSVVGGLIADLWDKEERNTPMALFSGAVLAATGAGPLVSTALIDDVADPTLAWKWTFWHQVIVDAALVLAIVLFGSESRASVLLSRKAKVLNSWYEKLERHGVYGLWITQPSEMVVAASARCSIQASAADVSTLPPEVKDLSSDESLSASGRLLRMRWVVRADEERPALPQLISLSVRRPFYLLLAEPVVFWFSLWAAFAWGVLYLSFSVVPFLYKTDLDRSSRVFVSMMVAAAVATAVSIVQEHLLKHPQWRTYPEHASFRYSDSRFWAFMRQRFPAEAPEARLYFTCITALMLPAGLFGGFLCPRYMDGYAEAVGLGFATWGIYSIYLATFNYLADTYHIYASSALAAQSFCRNVLGGAFPLVTSAMFTKLGLRGAGGLLGGIATVLTVIPWVLVFWGERIRARSKFAIVSARHALEIYLCGNEH; from the coding sequence ATGACACGAACGCAGCGGGCGCACCATGATGCGCCTGGTCTGCAACCGGACTCGGATCCTCAAGCCCGTCTCCATGTCACCAACGGCGTTACCCTTTCGCCTCGAGACCCAGATCATCAGCACGAAAAGCGCAAGCCGCTTGAAACAACAACTTTGGGCGCCGACTCGCCCATCGTCTACTTCTATCTCGACTTCGACTCGCCTCTGCCTACGGTCCCTCCTCAACACCATGGCATGGGCCGTGACCCTCAGTTCGgtgacggccgcgacgacctcCCGTCTTGCCCGGACCTCCGCCCATACATATCACCCTTGCAATGGGGCCCAGCGCGCAAGAatctcctccttggcctggcctgcaCCGTCACCTTCATGACCGCCTACACGGCCGGTGCCTACTCTCCGCCTGCCGACATCATGGCCCACGACCTTGGCACCACTCGCatcgccgtgctcgtcggcatcACCATCTTCTGTCTTGGCTTCGCTTCAGCCCCCATGGCACTAGCCCCCATCTCCGAGATCTGGGGCCGCTATCCCGTCTTCGTTGTTGCCGGCGTCATCTTTGTCGTCTTTCAGGCGGTATGTTCTGTCATGCCACATATTGCTGGCATGCTCATCGCAcgcttcctcgtcggcgtcggcgcctccGTCTTCAGTTCCGTCGTTGGCGGACTCATCGCCGACTTGTGGGACAAGGAGGAGCGCAACACGCCCATGGCTCTCttcagcggcgccgtccttgccgccaccggcgccggACCCCTGGTTTCCAccgccctcatcgacgacgttgccgacCCTACGCTCGCTTGGAAGTGGACTTTCTGGCACCAGGTCATCGtggacgccgccctcgtcctcgccattgTCTTGTTTGGTAGTGAGAGCAGAGCCTCGGTTCTTCTGTcacgcaaggccaaggtccTCAACTCCTGGTACGAGAAGCTGGAGCGCCACGGCGTCTATGGCTTGTGGATCACCCAGCCCTCCGAAatggtcgtcgccgcctctgcgcgctgcagcatccaggcctcggccgccgacgtgagCACCCTCCCGCCTGAAGTCAAAGATTTAAGCAGCGACGAGAGTCTCTCGGCGAgcggccggctgctgcgTATGCGATGGGTGGTTCGCGCAGACGAAGAACGGCCGGCGCTTCCCCAGCTCATATCTCTTTCCGTTCGTCGCCCCTTTTACCTGCTCCTGGCGGAGCCCGTCGTATTTTGGTTTTCTCTTTGGGCTGCCTTCGCATGGGGTGTTCTGTACTTGTCCTTCTCCGTTGTCCCTTTCCTCTACAAGACGGACCTCGACCGCTCGAGTCGCGTCTTCGTCTCCATGatggttgccgccgccgtcgccacggccgtcaGCATCGTCCAGGAGCACCTGCTTAAACACCCGCAGTGGCGCACGTACCCGGAGCATGCGTCGTTTCGCTACTCGGACTCGCGTTTCTGGGCTTTCATGCGCCAAAGATTTCCTGCCGaggcgcccgaggcgcggTTGTATTTTACTTGCATCACCGCCTTGATGCTTCCTGCGGGACTGTTCGGCGGCTTTCTCTGCCCTCGCTACATGGACGGCTATGCTGAGGCCGTCGGGCTGGGCTTCGCCACCTGGGGCATCTACTCGATCTATCTCGCCACCTTCAATTACCTGGCCGACACGTACCACATCTACGCTTCGTCGGCCCTTGCCGCTCAGAGTTTCTGCCGCAACGTCCTAGGAGGCGCTTTCCCCCTGGTGACGAGCGCCATGTTCACCAAACTTGGGCtgcgcggggcgggcggccttctcggcggcatcgccaccgTCCTGACCGTCATTCCGTGGGTGCTCGTCTTTTGGGGTGAGAGGATCCGCGCGCGCAGCAAGTTCGCCATTGTGAGTGCAAGACATGCCCTAGAGATCTACCTATGTGGCAACGAGCACTAA
- a CDS encoding uncharacterized protein (EggNog:ENOG503P8I0~TransMembrane:1 (o192-215i)) → MAVGIQTLSSGTKQVPYMAMTDAAMACAAPIVASDFDKCRMPGGVDLWERQGFYSPGVCFAGYNPLCPQTRPPQEEWPLRVGETAVRCVPEGYKCNREDKDQRFATLESSGTVISAPAFEVRWRSEDLKGMGQSQPLPGGTTGPVLATKGGVPTATVTLSNTTDGSTAGSGATATTSRTESDTGSAGIEAGVVAGIAVGCALAAFVLALAIVFLFRYRRQKQKEGANAASNADDREPGLIPPAPGGVAEVDGATAIAEADGTPTGRQESVIPRSNSGHGVGYQGQRDDNQDHSGPVELELRQDLATELPVSSRDGVGGLPTSPASRSGCGSGSVSAGASVSPALSWRHRPVEVASASEVFELPG, encoded by the exons ATGGCCGTGGGTATCCAAACGCTGTCAAGCGGAACCAAACAAGTGCCGTACATGGCCATGACGGACGCGGCAAtggcgtgcgcggcgcccaTCGTCGCGAGCGACTTTGACAAGTGCCGCAtgccgggcggcgtcgacctgtGGGAGCGGCAAGGCTTCTACTCACCGGGAGTGTGCTTCGCCGGCTACAACCCGCTATGCCCGCAGACGAGGCCGCCCCAGGAGGAGTGGCCGCTGCGAGTCGGAGAGACGGCCGTTCGGTGCGTCCCTGA AGGGTACAAGTGCAACCGCGAGGACAAGGACCAGCGGTTCGCGACCCTGGAGTCTAGCGGGACAGTCATCTCTGCGCCTGCCTTTGAGGTTCGCTGGCGAAGCGAGGACCTCAAGGGCATGGGACAGAGCCAGCCACTACCAGGCGGAACGACTGGGCCGGTGCTGGCGACAAAGGGGGGGGTACCGACAGCGACCGTAACGCTATCGAACACGACAGACGGCTCGACTGCAGGTTCTGGAGCAACCGCAACAACTTCTCGCACGGAGAGCGACACGGGGAGCGCAGGCATCGAGGCCGGGGTCGTCGCAGGCATCGCGGTCGGCTGCGCGCTAGCTGCCTTCGTTCTGGCGCTAGCCATTGTCTTCCTCTTTAGATATCGCCGGCAGAAACAAAAAGAAGGGGCTAATGCCGCCAGCAATGCGGACGATCGGGAGCCGGGACTGATACCACCGGCGCCAGGCGGGGTCGCTGAGGTGGACGGAGCAACTGCGATTGCCGAGGCGGATGGGACGCCGACGGGCCGCCAGGAATCGGTGATTCCACGCTCGAACTCGGGGCACGGCGTGGGATATCAGGGCCAGCGGGACGACAACCAGGATCACAGCGGTCCAGTGGAGCTAGAGTTGCGACAGGACCTGGCAACGGAACTACCGGTCTCATCgcgagacggcgtcggcgggctgccgACAAGTCCTGCTAGTAGAAGCGGATGTGGAAGTGGGAGTGTGAGCGCGGGTGCGAGTGTGAGTCCTGCCCTTAGCTGGCGACATCGTCCCGTCGAAGTGGCCTCAGCCAGCGAGGTGTTTGAGCTGCCGGGGTGA
- a CDS encoding uncharacterized protein (COG:S~EggNog:ENOG503NX9Y): MADKYILHVTAGPAYDEATHVEVPVNRPQPVRVAGAAADIELCVRIRDYEGLPRGSPASSPYFDAEPHAYNQDQYSIAFRFTPKRPEKAVGAVTTDGGDDGDVDGGKNARRRGGGLAAGEDSGESSSREGDDDDDGANQGQANGISGMDLQFGNDFDRPIRDRLPPGFNTAMSIVRWWIDPGLDGDAYADRPYLYGPALSSFNALHVGPGLYDKARGGLWFDEGGDEHDGGLEARRAAGAPDDAKARMKWALRDASKERWVFEYGRTYGFDFFNPYLDFRTLALRLPGFHLPIIKYWDGQGLRYVLRNKSTGEVYLVVVFTIYLKEDVAEDGTIRQGATERAVAGPNGGASSDDDEDAADGEAALREVRETLGKTHIEETRPDDVD; this comes from the exons ATGGCGGACAAGTACATCCTGCACGTCACGGCCGGCCCCGCCtacgacgaggccacgcACGTCGAGGTCCCCGTCAACCGGCCGCAGCCCGTCcgcgtggccggcgccgcggccgacatCGAGCTCTGCGTGCGGATACGCGACTACGAGGGCCTGCCGCGcgggtcgcccgcctcgtcgccgtactTTGACGCAGAGCCGCACGCCTACAACCAGGACCAGTACAGCATCGCCTTTCGATTCACCCCGAAGCGGCCCGAGAAAGCGGTGGGGGCGGTGACGACtgacggtggcgacgacggcgacgttgATGGTGGCAAGaatgcgcggcggcggggaggaggcctCGCCGCAGGAGAGGACTCGGGCGAGAGCTCTTCtcgcgagggcgacgacgacgacgacggcgcgaaCCAGGGACAAGCAAACGGCATCAGCGGCATGGACCTCCAGTTCGGCAACGACTTTGATCGCCCGATCCGCGAccggctgccgccgggcttcAACACGGCCATGAGCATCGTCCGCTGGTGGATCGACCCgggtctcgacggcgacgcctaCGCCGACCGCCCCTACCTGTACGGCCCGGCGCTGAGCTCCTTCAACGCCCTGCACGTCGGTCCGGGCCTTTACGAcaaggcgcgcggcgggctgtggttcgatgagggcggcgacgagcacgacggtgggctcgaggcgcgccgcgcggctgGCGCCCCCGACGATGCCAAGGCGCGCATGAAGtgggcgctgcgcgacgcgaGCAAGGAGCGCTGGGTGTTTGAGTACGGCCGCACCTACGGCTTCGACTTCTTCAACCCGTACCTCGACTTTCGGACCCTGGCGCTGCGCCTGCCGGGCTTCCACCTGCCCATCATCAAGTACTGggacggccagggcctgAG GTATGTGCTGCGCAACAAGTCCACCGGCGAGGTGTACCTCGTTGTCGTCTTCACCATCTACCTCAAggaagacgtcgccgaggacggcaccATCAGGCAGGGCGCGACGGagcgggccgtcgcggggcccaacggcggcgcatcgtcggacgacgatgaggacgccgCTGATGGGGAAGCCGCTCTGCGCGAGGTGAGGGAGACACTAGGCAAAACGCATATAGAAGAGACGAGGCCCGATGACGTGGACTAG